CGATGCGACCCCCGTCGTCGAGCGGCCATGGGAGCCGGGGAGTCAGGACTATCGCCGAGCGCCGGGCCATTCCCGTCCCCATCCGCTCGCGGCGTAGGCGACCCCGACGAGCGTGAAGAGGAGGTCGAGGAGCTCCTCGTCGCCGAAATTCCACTCGAAGAGCCCGGCCGCGAGAAACCCCGTGAGCGCCGCGACGGCTGCGAGCCGCAGCGCCAAGCCCATGCCGTCGGCGTCGACCGGCCCAGCTGCCTCCGCCGGCATGGTGGCGCGGGCACGGGCCGCGCGAACGTCGGGCCTGAGCCCAAATCCAGCGGTCCGATACAGACCGATCACGAGCCAGGCGAAAGCCGCGAGACCCACGACCCCCATGCTCGCGCCGATCTGGACGTAAATGCTGTGAAGATGCCCGTGCTGCTCGTGCGGCCCCGGCGGGCGGTAGCGTTCGATCCACGGGTGCAGGTCTTGAAGCCCGACTCCGGTGATCGGATGCGCCTGGAAGATTCGCCATCCCGCCGTCCAGAGATGCACGCGCTCCACGTTCCATGGATTGCTCGGATCGAAGGCGCTGAGCGCCCGCTCGCGATACCCGTGCGGGAGAACCAGGAGAAGCACGACGACGAGCGCCGCGAGCCCCGCGAGCCATCGCGCGCGTGTGAATCCAAGGAGCACGCCGAACGCGACGAGCGTCCCGATCCACGCGCTCCGGGTATAGCTCCCCAGGAGCGCTGGGGCGAGAAGGGCGAGGAGCGCCAAGGCGGCGACTCGCCAACGGCGGTCACGGACGCGAAGGAGAATCGCGGCGGCCACCGTCGCGAGAAGCATCGCCTGTCCGCCGTAGGTGAGCGGGTGGCCCACGGCGCCGCGCACGCGCACGGGGAAAGCGCCGCCCTGGGCCACGAACTTGGCCAACGCGTAGATCGTGGCGATCGCCGCCGATGCGAGCAGCAGCACGACCGCGCGCCTCGCGAGCTTGGGATCGCGCGCGTGGTACGCCGCGACCGGAACAATCGCGAGGAGGAGACCCTTCGTGATCCGACCGGTGCTTCCGGAGGGATCCTGGGAGGCCACCGTGGCCACGATGAGGGCCGCGATCCAGCCGAGCGCCGGGAGATCGAGCGGCGTTCGGACCCAGCGCACCCCTCCCGGCAGCCACCACGCCGCGAGGGTGAGCGCGCCGCAGAGCGCGACCGCGATGGACATCGGGGCGATCGACCAGGGAAGCGCGGCGGCGAGAAGGAGAAACGAGAGCGCTGCGGAGCGCTCGATCGCGGAGGACATGGCCGCCGATCGTGGGCCATGCATCGGGCCCGGTCAAGCCCGGGGGCTTCCTTGACATCGCCCCGCCCGTGCGGGAAACTCGCTCGGAATCCGCGTCCGAATGCACCCTCCGGAGGGCCGATGTCTCCCGACATCCGAATCGTCGTCACCGGCGGCGCCGGATTTCTCGGCCGCCACATCATGGCCGAGCTCCAAGCGCGCGGGTATCGGAACGCCGCCACGTTCCGCTCCAAAGAGTACGACCTGACTCAGGAGAGCGACGTGGAGCGGATGATCGCCGACCTGAAACCCGAGGCGATCGTCCATCTTGCCGCCACCGTGGGCGGAATCGGCGCGAACCGCCGCTACCCGGGCACCTATTTCTACGAGAACATGATGATGGGCTCGCTCCTCATGGAGCACGCCCGCCGCGCTCAAGTCGGACGCTTTCTCAGCGTGGGGACGATCTGCTCCTATCCCAAGCACACGCCCGTGCCGTTCCACGAGGAGAATCTCTGGAACGGATACCCCGAGGAGACGAACGCCCCCTACGGGCTTGCGAAGAAGATGCTCCTCGTCCAGTCGCAGGCCTACCGCCAGGAATTCGGATTCGACGCGTCGAACGTGCTGCTCGTGAACCTCTACGGCCCGCACGACAACTTCGATCCCGAGACATCCCACGTGATTCCCGCCCTGATCCGAAAGTGCGTGGAAGCGGTCGAGGCCCGCGCGATGCAGATCGACGTCTGGGGCACCGGCAAGGCGACCCGCGAGTTCCTCTACGTCGAGGACGCCGCGCAGGGAATCGTGGCCGCCGTGGAGCGGCTTGAGGGAAGCGATCCGGTGAACATCGGCGCCGGGTTCGAGATCTCGATCCGGGAGCTGGCCGAAAAGATCGCCTCCCTCACCGGCTTCAAGGGCCGCCTCCAGTGGGATCCCTCGATGCCGGACGGGCAGCCCAGGCGGAGCCTCGACACGTCGCGCGCGGAGGAGCTTCTGGGGTGGCGCGCCACTACATCGTTCGACGTGGGACTTCGCCGCACGATCGAGTGGTTCCGCTCCGAGGCCCGCGCTCCCGCGGGCGCCGGCACGTCGCGCCGCTGAACGCTGCGGCGGTTCTGCGCGCGTGACAGAGGGCAACCCGCTCTTTTCGGTCGTTGTCCCTACCCGCGGCGACCCCTCGAAGCTCCTCCCCCTCCTCGAAGCCCTCGCCCGCCAGACGTTTTCCAGAAATCGCTTCGAAATCCTGGTCTCGTTCGACGGCGCAGCGGCAACGCCGGAGATATCGGTCAAACTCTCGGCGTTGGGCGGCCGCACGATCGAATCCCGCGCGCGCCGCGGTCCTGGCACGGCGCGGAACCTGGCGGCGCAGGTGGCGAGCGGCGACTACCTGGCATTCACGGAGGATGACTGCCTCCCCGCGAACGACTGGCTCGAGCGCGCGGCGGCGCGTCTGGAGGGAGAGCCCGCGATCGATGTGCTGGAGGGCGCCACGGTCCGTCCCGACGGTCGGCCGACGCGGCGCCCGGACCCCGATCACCTCGCCTACCTGCCCACGAACCTCTTCGTCCGCCGACAGCTCTTCGAGAAGGTGGGCGGCTATTGCGAGGAATTCTTCGACGCGGGGCGAGGAATCTACTTCCGGGAGGATTCCGACCTTGGATTCACGCTGGAGGACGAGGGCGCGAAGGAGGCACGCGAACCCTCTGCTCGGGTGGCCCACCCGGTGGAGCACGTCGGCTACCTCGATCCACTGCGATGGGCCCGACGCTACGAGATGGACGCGCTCCTTGCGGCGCGCCATCCGGAGGAATTCCGCGATCGAATCGAGGTCCATCGCATCGGCCCGTTCGTCCTTCGCCGGCTCTTCGTGCGCGCCTGCTTCGCGTTCCTGCTCGCGATCGTTGCCGCGCTCACCGCCACCCTCGTCGGTGAGGCTGGGTTGGCCGCAGCCTTCGTCTTCATCGCGACCTTCGCTCTCCTCGTGGTCTGGGCCAAATGGGGCTTCAACCTGCTTCGACTTCCGGTGTGTCTCTGCGTGCCGTTCGTCCTCGTCTTCGCCTACGCGCGCGGGTTCCGCCGGGCGATCGCGAGCGGATCGCTCCGGCGGCCGGCCGGGTAATCGGCTTCCGCTGAGCCTGAGCATCCCGTATTGTCACCCGCGATGCGCGAATTGATCAAACGAGCGATTATCGGAACTCCCTGGGAAGCACCGGTCAAACGGGCTCATTCCGCGCTCACCGGGAGCAAGAGCAGCCTGTACGATTCCCAAACGATTGCCATCATGCGTCGTGCGTTGCGCCCGGACTCGAATGCCATTGACGTCGGGGCCTTCGAGGGCGGCATGCTCCGGCATATGCTCCGGTTTGCGCCGCGTGGACATCACTTCGCATTCGAGCCGCTGCCGGGAAAGTTCGAACGCCTCCATAAGGCGTTTCCGCGAACCCGTGTATATCCGTACGCCCTGGGGGCGCAGACAGGACAGGTCACGTACCACTTCATGCTCGAGCATCCCGCCCTGAGTGGGCTCCGGCGTCGGTTGGAACACCTCCCGAACGAAAGCGTCCGCGAACTGCAGGTCTCCATGGAAACGCTCGATAGGGTGATCCCATCAGATCTTCCGATCGCATTCCTCAAGATAGACGTGGAGGGCGGAGAACTAGGCGTGTTTCAGGGTGGTGTGCAAACGCTTCGGAGAACCCGGCCGGTCGNNNNNNNNNNNNNNNNNNNNNNNNNNNNNNNNNNNNNNNNNNNNNNNNNNNNCAAAGTCTCGCTCCTGGGAGCATGGCTGGCTGGCCAGCCGGCGCTCTCGAGGGAGTCGTTTGCCGAGCAGTTCGAGAAGGGGCTCAACTTCTACTTTGTGGCACACCCCTAGGCTACTGGGACGCTCTTA
Above is a genomic segment from Candidatus Eisenbacteria bacterium containing:
- a CDS encoding glycosyltransferase, producing the protein MTEGNPLFSVVVPTRGDPSKLLPLLEALARQTFSRNRFEILVSFDGAAATPEISVKLSALGGRTIESRARRGPGTARNLAAQVASGDYLAFTEDDCLPANDWLERAAARLEGEPAIDVLEGATVRPDGRPTRRPDPDHLAYLPTNLFVRRQLFEKVGGYCEEFFDAGRGIYFREDSDLGFTLEDEGAKEAREPSARVAHPVEHVGYLDPLRWARRYEMDALLAARHPEEFRDRIEVHRIGPFVLRRLFVRACFAFLLAIVAALTATLVGEAGLAAAFVFIATFALLVVWAKWGFNLLRLPVCLCVPFVLVFAYARGFRRAIASGSLRRPAG
- a CDS encoding GDP-L-fucose synthase, encoding MSPDIRIVVTGGAGFLGRHIMAELQARGYRNAATFRSKEYDLTQESDVERMIADLKPEAIVHLAATVGGIGANRRYPGTYFYENMMMGSLLMEHARRAQVGRFLSVGTICSYPKHTPVPFHEENLWNGYPEETNAPYGLAKKMLLVQSQAYRQEFGFDASNVLLVNLYGPHDNFDPETSHVIPALIRKCVEAVEARAMQIDVWGTGKATREFLYVEDAAQGIVAAVERLEGSDPVNIGAGFEISIRELAEKIASLTGFKGRLQWDPSMPDGQPRRSLDTSRAEELLGWRATTSFDVGLRRTIEWFRSEARAPAGAGTSRR
- a CDS encoding O-antigen ligase family protein, with the protein product MHGPRSAAMSSAIERSAALSFLLLAAALPWSIAPMSIAVALCGALTLAAWWLPGGVRWVRTPLDLPALGWIAALIVATVASQDPSGSTGRITKGLLLAIVPVAAYHARDPKLARRAVVLLLASAAIATIYALAKFVAQGGAFPVRVRGAVGHPLTYGGQAMLLATVAAAILLRVRDRRWRVAALALLALLAPALLGSYTRSAWIGTLVAFGVLLGFTRARWLAGLAALVVVLLLVLPHGYRERALSAFDPSNPWNVERVHLWTAGWRIFQAHPITGVGLQDLHPWIERYRPPGPHEQHGHLHSIYVQIGASMGVVGLAAFAWLVIGLYRTAGFGLRPDVRAARARATMPAEAAGPVDADGMGLALRLAAVAALTGFLAAGLFEWNFGDEELLDLLFTLVGVAYAASGWGREWPGARR
- a CDS encoding FkbM family methyltransferase, which translates into the protein MRELIKRAIIGTPWEAPVKRAHSALTGSKSSLYDSQTIAIMRRALRPDSNAIDVGAFEGGMLRHMLRFAPRGHHFAFEPLPGKFERLHKAFPRTRVYPYALGAQTGQVTYHFMLEHPALSGLRRRLEHLPNESVRELQVSMETLDRVIPSDLPIAFLKIDVEGGELGVFQGGVQTLRRTRPV